A stretch of the Actinomyces faecalis genome encodes the following:
- a CDS encoding asparagine synthase-related protein — MEIDLRLAAPQWTRREAPYPHGQGTVVTHTRCDHPCASPTLPQALRTHPGRLAAVRVSGEQVELAVDRLRSWPLLWSLQDAGSRLVVSDDPQLMLQALSSPALIAPACRELADAGFVTGARTLLSGVHQVPQGAVVTIDRRTGGWHQEDYAFFSYHAEEVTDPEVLAVSFLHALDTTMGRLLERTEARLVIPLSGGLDSRLLVAWLALHHQLRPGRVLAFTYGVPGAREMEVSRAVARQVGLEWHAVPYERRSLLEHWHSAETGAFLSSSHSWSALPHVQDWYALSTLRRRGVVTEGDLVLPGHTVVGNMHDLPLLDELPVSRARAAHTVVGYHHNLQGAQERAWRQEWVAGPVREAMTLAGLDGSGRTLRSFIEGYNLRERQTKYINNSMRTYEHLGLDWALPMLDHEVWDAWAHGSAALTATRDLYQAVIDRLWAQATGTSPGHDAYYEVTQVPQRTRSRLKQVLAATGTLGAAERSFSTWSSLHSSMAFDALITDTSRPRAALEILAGRKTLGFWTRSFLADSWSQAAQVFSGLPVVEQR, encoded by the coding sequence GTGGAGATTGACCTCAGGCTCGCAGCACCGCAGTGGACGCGCCGTGAGGCCCCCTACCCACACGGCCAGGGCACCGTTGTCACGCACACACGCTGCGACCACCCCTGCGCCTCACCGACCCTCCCCCAGGCGCTGCGCACTCATCCTGGCAGGCTCGCAGCCGTGCGCGTGAGCGGCGAGCAGGTGGAGCTCGCGGTGGACCGTCTGCGCTCCTGGCCCCTGCTGTGGAGCCTGCAGGACGCAGGCTCCAGGCTCGTGGTCAGTGACGACCCACAGCTGATGCTCCAGGCCCTGTCCTCCCCGGCCCTGATCGCCCCGGCGTGCCGTGAGCTCGCTGACGCCGGGTTCGTCACCGGCGCCCGCACCCTGCTGTCCGGCGTCCACCAGGTGCCCCAGGGCGCCGTCGTCACCATCGACCGACGGACGGGGGGCTGGCACCAGGAGGACTACGCCTTCTTCTCCTACCACGCTGAGGAGGTCACCGACCCCGAGGTCCTGGCCGTCTCCTTCCTCCACGCCCTGGACACCACGATGGGGCGGCTGCTGGAACGCACCGAGGCGCGCCTGGTCATCCCGCTGTCCGGTGGCCTGGACTCTCGCCTCCTCGTGGCCTGGCTGGCGCTGCACCACCAGCTCCGCCCCGGTCGAGTCCTGGCCTTCACCTACGGGGTCCCCGGGGCACGTGAGATGGAGGTCTCCCGCGCGGTCGCCAGGCAGGTGGGCCTGGAGTGGCACGCCGTGCCCTACGAGCGCCGCTCTCTGCTTGAGCACTGGCACTCGGCTGAGACCGGTGCCTTCCTGTCCTCATCTCACTCCTGGTCCGCCCTCCCCCACGTCCAGGACTGGTACGCGCTGAGCACGCTGCGACGCCGTGGGGTCGTCACCGAGGGCGACCTCGTCCTGCCCGGCCACACGGTGGTGGGCAATATGCATGACCTGCCGCTGCTTGACGAGCTGCCCGTCTCCCGCGCCCGGGCTGCGCACACGGTCGTGGGCTACCACCACAACCTTCAGGGGGCCCAGGAGCGTGCCTGGCGCCAGGAGTGGGTGGCTGGTCCTGTGCGTGAGGCGATGACCCTGGCGGGCCTGGACGGTAGCGGGCGCACGCTGCGTTCCTTCATCGAGGGCTACAACCTGCGCGAGCGCCAGACGAAGTACATCAACAACTCCATGCGGACCTACGAGCACCTCGGGCTGGACTGGGCGCTGCCCATGCTTGACCACGAGGTCTGGGACGCCTGGGCCCACGGCAGCGCGGCCCTGACAGCGACCCGGGACCTGTATCAGGCAGTCATCGACCGGCTGTGGGCCCAGGCCACCGGCACCAGCCCAGGCCACGACGCCTACTACGAGGTCACCCAGGTCCCCCAGCGCACCCGCTCACGCCTCAAGCAGGTGCTGGCGGCCACCGGCACGCTCGGGGCCGCGGAGAGGAGCTTCTCCACCTGGTCCTCTCTGCACTCCTCGATGGCCTTCGACGCCCTCATCACCGACACCTCCCGCCCCCGTGCGGCACTTGAGATCCTGGCCGGGCGCAAGACACTGGGGTTCTGGACCCGTTCCTTCCTCGCCGACTCCTGGAGCCAGGCGGCGCAGGTCTTCTCAGGGCTCCCGGTGGTAGAGCAGAGGTAG
- a CDS encoding lipopolysaccharide biosynthesis protein encodes MRSVLGSSPFLGHVLTLVTGTAVAQVVSFLMTLLLARVYAPHDLGLMATYTAVSGVVIAVAALRYDMAVMLPRRDTEALAVARLALWCILVVSVAVSAVSLPLRGTVARYWGQEVAAWLPLVGLTTFLMAGVELAKYWFNRHSRYRVIAVNQAEQQIGLTGGQLALGLAGLGGLPGLVLGHTAGQLFAFLNLFRQAPELRRRLPEGAPSMGQVARRYRRMPLLNAPNALVDAVRLSGIQLLIASYSVAELGQFQMAWRVLDAPLILINGAVSRVFFQRLSQVEPGQMRPLVRGLVRRAVMVGVAPFALIYLLSPWIFPFFFGPQWDTAGGFARALTPWLFMLLITSPVSNLFVVTGHQDWMLGFAVVYAAVPLAWLALSPLDLLVTTYVLGALMAMLLVGMTGLSLLAARRFDSGGTGTTTDKELV; translated from the coding sequence ATGCGGTCGGTGCTGGGCTCCTCACCCTTCCTCGGCCACGTCCTGACCCTTGTGACGGGTACCGCCGTCGCCCAGGTGGTCTCCTTCCTCATGACCCTGTTGCTGGCGCGGGTCTACGCCCCTCATGACCTGGGTCTGATGGCGACCTACACCGCGGTGTCCGGGGTGGTGATCGCCGTGGCGGCACTGCGCTACGACATGGCCGTCATGCTGCCACGCCGTGACACCGAGGCCCTGGCGGTCGCCAGGCTCGCCCTGTGGTGCATCCTGGTGGTCTCGGTGGCTGTCAGCGCCGTGAGCCTCCCGCTGCGTGGGACCGTCGCCCGCTACTGGGGGCAGGAGGTGGCCGCCTGGCTGCCGCTGGTGGGGCTGACGACCTTCCTCATGGCGGGGGTGGAGCTGGCGAAGTACTGGTTCAACAGGCACAGCCGCTACCGCGTGATCGCCGTCAACCAGGCGGAGCAGCAGATCGGCCTGACCGGGGGGCAGCTGGCGCTGGGACTAGCGGGGCTCGGCGGCCTGCCGGGCCTGGTGCTCGGGCACACCGCCGGGCAGCTGTTCGCCTTCCTCAACCTCTTCCGCCAGGCCCCCGAGCTGCGTCGTCGCCTGCCCGAGGGTGCTCCGAGTATGGGGCAGGTGGCTAGGCGCTACAGGCGCATGCCGCTGCTCAATGCCCCCAATGCGCTTGTGGACGCGGTACGTCTGAGCGGTATCCAGCTGCTCATCGCCAGCTACTCGGTGGCCGAGCTGGGGCAGTTCCAGATGGCGTGGAGGGTGCTGGACGCCCCCCTCATCCTCATCAACGGCGCGGTCTCGCGGGTCTTCTTCCAGCGGCTCTCGCAGGTCGAGCCCGGGCAGATGCGTCCGCTCGTGCGCGGCCTGGTCAGGCGCGCCGTCATGGTGGGGGTGGCCCCCTTCGCCCTCATCTACCTGCTCTCGCCGTGGATCTTCCCCTTCTTCTTCGGACCCCAGTGGGATACTGCCGGCGGCTTCGCCCGGGCCCTGACGCCCTGGCTGTTCATGCTGCTCATTACCTCCCCGGTCTCCAACCTCTTCGTCGTCACCGGACACCAGGACTGGATGCTGGGCTTCGCCGTGGTCTACGCCGCGGTGCCCCTGGCCTGGCTGGCCCTGTCCCCGCTAGACCTGCTGGTGACAACCTACGTGCTTGGTGCCCTCATGGCGATGCTGCTGGTGGGAATGACCGGGCTCTCCCTTCTCGCGGCCCGGCGTTTCGACTCGGGCGGCACAGGTACGACCACGGACAAGGAGCTGGTATGA
- a CDS encoding glycosyltransferase yields the protein MREAGLLDQLRTGIAGVSRTRARRRPGVLMATRIHLPETAAASFRLDGVERALARHRVPVRVLTTTPPPSAPQGEKRDAASAPGPGGDGDPAGVSVSRWPALRDSSGYLRGYLPYMSFDVPLLGRLLAAARPDVVLVEPPPTTGVVVRLVSALRRLPYVWYAPDVWSVAATSTGAPHAVLAAVRAMESFAVGGAQQVIAINDEVAQRVHELGARSVRVVPNGIDTSVFAATGPLPSAQEKAELGITGPYAVYAGTASEWQDAAVFARALAQVRRHHPTAQLLYLGQGASWAEIAQAGAQVPPGPDGAPAVVMHGLMPPEQAARWQRGAACAMVSIKPGLGYDFAYPTKVLAALACGTPVLYAGRGPVVQDLASHDLGWAVEHDTDAVAQALEAAFTADATLGEAEHADRATRLHQWVEDHRSLRATGEAVAAELRSVVLRDRQARQARRPWGWARRDPSGHDGAGRSR from the coding sequence ATGAGGGAAGCCGGGCTGCTGGACCAGTTAAGGACGGGCATAGCAGGCGTCAGCCGCACCCGTGCCCGGCGGCGTCCCGGGGTGCTCATGGCCACCCGGATCCACCTGCCTGAGACCGCTGCCGCCTCATTCAGGCTCGACGGCGTTGAGCGGGCGCTGGCCCGCCACCGGGTGCCGGTGCGGGTGCTGACCACCACCCCTCCACCCTCCGCGCCTCAGGGAGAGAAACGTGACGCCGCCTCGGCCCCCGGACCTGGTGGCGATGGTGACCCTGCCGGCGTGTCAGTGTCCCGGTGGCCGGCGCTGCGCGACTCCTCGGGCTATCTGCGCGGCTACCTGCCCTACATGTCCTTTGACGTTCCGCTCCTGGGACGCCTCCTGGCTGCTGCTCGCCCCGACGTCGTCCTGGTTGAGCCGCCGCCGACCACCGGCGTCGTCGTGCGCCTGGTCTCAGCGCTGCGCAGGCTCCCCTACGTCTGGTACGCCCCTGACGTATGGTCGGTGGCCGCAACCTCCACCGGCGCCCCCCACGCGGTGCTGGCGGCAGTGCGGGCGATGGAGTCCTTCGCCGTGGGCGGTGCCCAGCAGGTCATCGCGATCAATGACGAGGTGGCCCAACGCGTGCACGAGCTCGGTGCCCGCAGCGTGCGTGTGGTGCCCAACGGCATCGACACCTCCGTCTTCGCCGCTACCGGCCCGCTGCCCAGCGCCCAGGAGAAGGCGGAGCTGGGGATCACCGGCCCCTACGCGGTCTATGCCGGCACAGCCTCGGAGTGGCAGGATGCCGCCGTCTTCGCCCGCGCCCTGGCGCAGGTCCGACGCCACCACCCCACCGCCCAGCTCCTCTACCTCGGGCAGGGGGCGAGCTGGGCGGAGATCGCCCAGGCCGGAGCCCAGGTGCCGCCAGGACCCGACGGCGCACCCGCCGTCGTCATGCACGGCCTCATGCCCCCTGAGCAGGCCGCCCGCTGGCAGCGGGGAGCGGCCTGCGCGATGGTGTCGATCAAGCCCGGGCTCGGCTACGACTTCGCCTATCCCACCAAGGTGCTGGCGGCCCTGGCCTGTGGCACGCCCGTCCTCTACGCCGGACGCGGCCCGGTGGTCCAGGACCTGGCCAGCCACGACCTGGGCTGGGCCGTGGAGCACGACACCGACGCCGTCGCCCAGGCCCTGGAGGCTGCCTTCACGGCTGACGCCACCCTGGGGGAGGCTGAGCATGCTGATCGCGCCACCAGGCTCCACCAGTGGGTAGAGGACCACCGCTCGCTACGGGCCACCGGTGAGGCCGTGGCGGCAGAGCTGCGCAGCGTCGTGCTACGCGATCGCCAGGCTCGTCAGGCCCGTCGCCCTTGGGGGTGGGCCCGACGGGACCCCTCAGGCCATGACGGTGCCGGGAGGAGCAGGTGA
- the wecB gene encoding non-hydrolyzing UDP-N-acetylglucosamine 2-epimerase, with translation MRVMSVVGARPQFVKLAPVDAALRAHGTDHVIIHTGQHYDPMLSDVFFTDLGISAPQVHLGAGSGSHGVQTGTMLSSMDQVLDTHQPDWVLVYGDTNSTLAGALAAVKLHVPVAHLEAGLRSFNRRMPEEINRVLTDHAADLLLAPTQVAASHLEAEGLSTRTVVVGDVMTDVLLSQRDAVAHRPSPVAQEMGLAPGSYSLATIHRAENTDDAERLEAVLTCLTEMDHPVVLLAHPRLVASCARHGMRLENRGSLRLHQPLAYPDLICSVLGARGVVTDSGGLQKEAFLLRVPCTTVRPQTEWVETVELGWNVLVEPGPQVARAASRPRPAEPAESVAHPYGDGHAATRVAQVLTEHLPRVRP, from the coding sequence ATGCGTGTCATGTCGGTGGTCGGTGCCCGCCCTCAGTTCGTCAAGCTCGCCCCCGTGGACGCGGCCCTACGCGCCCACGGGACCGACCACGTCATCATCCACACGGGCCAGCACTACGACCCGATGCTCTCCGACGTCTTCTTCACTGACCTGGGCATCAGCGCCCCCCAGGTCCACCTCGGTGCCGGCTCGGGCTCCCACGGGGTCCAGACCGGCACCATGCTCAGCTCCATGGACCAGGTCCTGGACACCCACCAGCCCGACTGGGTCCTGGTCTACGGGGACACCAACTCCACGCTCGCCGGGGCGCTGGCGGCGGTCAAGCTCCACGTGCCCGTCGCGCACCTGGAGGCGGGGCTGCGCTCCTTCAACAGGCGGATGCCCGAGGAGATCAACCGTGTCCTGACCGACCACGCCGCTGACCTCCTGCTGGCCCCCACGCAGGTAGCCGCCTCCCACCTGGAGGCTGAGGGCCTGTCCACACGCACCGTCGTCGTCGGCGACGTCATGACCGACGTGCTGCTGTCCCAGCGCGACGCCGTCGCCCACCGCCCCAGCCCGGTGGCCCAGGAGATGGGCCTGGCCCCCGGCTCCTACTCCCTGGCCACGATCCACCGGGCGGAGAACACGGACGACGCCGAGCGCCTGGAGGCGGTGCTCACCTGCCTGACCGAGATGGACCACCCGGTCGTGCTGCTGGCCCACCCACGCCTGGTCGCCTCCTGCGCCCGCCACGGCATGAGGCTTGAGAACCGTGGCAGCCTGCGGCTGCACCAGCCGCTGGCCTACCCGGACCTCATCTGCTCGGTGCTGGGCGCGCGTGGGGTAGTCACCGACTCCGGGGGCCTGCAGAAAGAGGCGTTCCTCTTACGCGTGCCGTGCACGACGGTGCGCCCGCAGACAGAGTGGGTCGAGACCGTCGAGCTGGGGTGGAACGTGCTGGTTGAGCCGGGTCCGCAGGTGGCACGCGCCGCCTCACGCCCGCGCCCGGCCGAGCCCGCAGAGTCTGTCGCCCACCCCTATGGAGACGGTCATGCTGCCACGCGTGTGGCACAGGTCCTCACCGAGCACCTGCCCCGCGTGCGCCCCTGA
- a CDS encoding Gfo/Idh/MocA family protein, translating to MSEKNLRVGLIGLGSMGRHHARLIRATAGMDLVAVADPAGDKFGVAGELPVLPDVAALIDAGLDAAMVAVPTVYHEDVALALAEAGVHTMVEKPIAATAASGRRVAEAFEQAGLVGAVGYVERCNPALRALRERLDAGELGQVYQVLTRRQGPFPARISDVGVVKDLATHDIDLTAWVAGAPYERVSAQVAYRSGYDHEDMVVATGRLTNGVIVSHTVNWLTPFKERVTIVTGEKGAFVADTLTGDLTFYANGTVESTWDQIANFRGVSEGDVIRYAIPKREPLALEHERFHHAVARVTGTGCPDTCASHEGEEIVTMSEGVNTLRVVEAVLEAAASHRTVEL from the coding sequence ATGAGCGAGAAGAACCTGCGCGTCGGCCTCATCGGCCTGGGCTCGATGGGCCGTCACCACGCACGCCTCATCCGCGCCACGGCGGGCATGGACCTGGTGGCCGTGGCAGACCCTGCCGGAGACAAGTTCGGCGTGGCGGGCGAGCTGCCCGTCCTGCCGGACGTGGCCGCGCTCATTGATGCCGGCCTGGACGCCGCGATGGTCGCGGTGCCCACGGTCTACCACGAGGACGTGGCCCTGGCCCTGGCCGAGGCCGGCGTCCACACGATGGTGGAGAAGCCCATCGCCGCCACCGCGGCCTCGGGCCGCAGGGTGGCTGAGGCCTTTGAGCAGGCGGGCCTGGTCGGCGCCGTCGGCTACGTCGAGCGCTGCAACCCGGCGCTACGGGCGCTGCGTGAGCGCCTGGACGCCGGCGAGCTGGGGCAGGTCTACCAGGTGCTGACCCGTCGTCAAGGGCCCTTCCCGGCGCGCATCAGCGACGTCGGCGTGGTCAAGGACCTGGCCACCCACGACATCGACCTCACCGCCTGGGTGGCAGGCGCACCCTACGAGAGGGTCTCGGCCCAGGTGGCCTACCGCTCTGGGTACGACCATGAGGACATGGTGGTGGCCACCGGCCGCCTGACCAACGGCGTCATCGTCTCCCACACGGTCAACTGGCTCACCCCCTTCAAGGAGCGCGTCACGATCGTCACCGGCGAGAAAGGGGCCTTCGTCGCGGACACGCTGACCGGGGACCTGACCTTCTACGCCAACGGCACGGTGGAGTCCACCTGGGACCAGATCGCCAACTTCCGCGGCGTGAGCGAGGGAGACGTCATCCGCTACGCCATCCCCAAGCGTGAGCCCCTGGCCCTGGAGCATGAGCGTTTTCACCACGCCGTGGCGCGGGTGACGGGTACTGGGTGCCCGGACACCTGCGCGAGTCATGAGGGCGAGGAGATCGTCACCATGAGTGAGGGCGTGAACACCTTGCGCGTGGTCGAGGCGGTGCTCGAGGCGGCTGCGTCCCACCGAACGGTCGAGCTCTGA
- a CDS encoding glycosyltransferase codes for MSSARVPQGGGQDRRVLLLLTDFYPYEVGEEFLEQEIEILCRAFDEVVVVPVRLSQGARQTRALPANARCALLPASRLPDWRAQALIRAPQILLGRERMIDTPPWRSFGRFGMDVRFAAIALSARARMRRLLPSLGLEGAEVTVYSYWFFTGAALGGMLRRYELAGQRVRVVARAHAYDVDEADAPRGYVPSRRFVMEAVDRVYPISEYAAGFLRRRFPQAGDRIEVRRLGVPASEPRPRRHTEPFALVSCSHMAPYKRVGLILQAVAELERRGRRVTWTHIGEADAARLAAMRQRARRELGTTPVTFTGHMSNSEVRHLYSSSDFSCFLNCSDGEGVPVSVMEAQAAALPVVATAAGGTGEIVHDGVNGRLVPVEVTAGQVADAIESVMDLDPREYTRMSEAARASWARMSDAGRQYREFVQALVALWE; via the coding sequence ATGAGCAGTGCGCGGGTCCCCCAGGGCGGTGGGCAGGATCGCCGTGTCCTGTTGCTGCTGACGGACTTCTACCCCTACGAGGTGGGGGAGGAGTTCCTGGAGCAGGAGATCGAGATCCTGTGCCGGGCCTTTGACGAGGTGGTCGTGGTGCCGGTGCGGCTGTCGCAGGGGGCGCGTCAGACCCGCGCCCTGCCCGCCAACGCCCGCTGTGCTCTGCTGCCAGCCTCCCGCCTGCCGGACTGGAGGGCGCAGGCGCTGATCCGCGCGCCCCAGATCCTCCTGGGCCGTGAGCGCATGATTGACACCCCGCCCTGGCGCTCCTTCGGACGCTTCGGCATGGATGTGCGCTTCGCTGCGATTGCGCTGTCGGCCCGTGCCCGGATGCGTCGGCTCCTGCCCTCCCTCGGCCTGGAGGGGGCGGAGGTGACGGTCTACTCCTACTGGTTCTTCACCGGCGCTGCCCTGGGTGGGATGCTGCGGCGCTACGAGCTGGCGGGGCAGCGGGTGCGGGTGGTGGCCCGCGCCCACGCCTACGACGTCGACGAGGCGGATGCTCCACGTGGTTACGTCCCCTCCCGGCGATTCGTCATGGAGGCGGTGGACAGGGTCTACCCGATCTCTGAGTATGCCGCCGGATTCCTCCGACGCCGTTTCCCCCAGGCCGGGGACCGGATCGAGGTCAGGCGGCTGGGTGTCCCGGCATCTGAGCCCCGGCCGCGTCGTCACACGGAGCCTTTCGCGCTGGTCTCCTGCTCCCACATGGCGCCCTACAAGCGGGTGGGGCTCATCCTCCAGGCGGTGGCTGAGCTTGAGCGGCGTGGGCGCCGTGTGACCTGGACGCATATCGGTGAGGCCGATGCCGCCCGGCTGGCGGCGATGCGGCAGCGGGCGCGCCGGGAGCTGGGCACGACGCCGGTCACCTTCACCGGGCACATGAGCAACAGTGAGGTCCGTCATCTCTACTCCTCCTCCGACTTCTCCTGCTTCCTCAACTGCTCCGACGGGGAGGGCGTGCCGGTGTCAGTGATGGAAGCCCAGGCGGCGGCCTTGCCCGTGGTGGCGACGGCTGCCGGGGGGACCGGTGAGATCGTCCACGACGGCGTCAACGGCAGGCTCGTACCGGTGGAGGTCACGGCCGGCCAGGTGGCTGACGCCATCGAGTCCGTCATGGACCTGGACCCGCGGGAGTACACCCGGATGAGTGAGGCGGCACGGGCGAGCTGGGCACGAATGAGTGACGCAGGGAGGCAGTACCGCGAGTTCGTCCAGGCACTGGTGGCGTTGTGGGAGTGA
- a CDS encoding glycosyltransferase, which translates to MTQQGTRPLMIFHAPYPLAERAAASRLRPLRMRQAFAALGYEVVEVTGYAPARRRAMARALVRLDAYARQRAADPSLPTPFVYSENATIPSALTEPGHLPPHPFLDISFFRQASRRGARVGAFYRDLYWRFPRFRQDIHPVVDAALRATYLAELRQWQRAGLRVYLPSAAMAPHMPVIDRQAMSALPPGADLVSRPAPDRAALVAAPGAGMDLLFIGVLGDNYHLEPVCQAVAQTEGTHLTLCTRPESWQTVAEHYRPLLPQGRHRVVHAYGPQLEPLYSQAAVGVLLVEPSEYWDFAVPYKLYEYLAHELPVVATAGTQAGRIVQELGIGWTLPAQGGALAALLRHLRANPGELAQVQARMRLVLPGQTWQARARQVALDLSGWAPEPGTSVDRADLQGRDEGEEPG; encoded by the coding sequence ATGACGCAGCAGGGGACGCGCCCGCTCATGATCTTCCACGCCCCCTACCCGCTGGCTGAGCGGGCTGCCGCCTCCAGGCTGCGCCCGTTGCGTATGCGCCAGGCCTTCGCTGCGCTGGGCTACGAGGTCGTGGAGGTCACCGGCTACGCACCTGCCCGCAGGCGGGCCATGGCGCGTGCCCTGGTGCGGCTGGACGCCTACGCGCGCCAGCGCGCCGCGGACCCGTCGCTGCCCACCCCCTTCGTCTACTCCGAGAACGCTACTATTCCCAGCGCCCTGACTGAGCCCGGCCACCTGCCTCCCCACCCCTTCCTGGATATCTCCTTCTTCCGCCAGGCCAGTAGGCGTGGGGCGAGGGTCGGTGCGTTCTACCGTGACCTGTACTGGCGTTTCCCCCGCTTCCGCCAGGACATCCATCCGGTGGTAGACGCGGCGCTGCGGGCCACCTACCTCGCCGAGCTGAGGCAGTGGCAGCGGGCTGGCCTGCGCGTCTACCTGCCCAGCGCCGCCATGGCCCCGCACATGCCCGTGATAGACCGCCAGGCGATGAGCGCGCTGCCTCCAGGGGCGGACCTGGTATCCCGCCCTGCCCCGGACCGGGCGGCGCTGGTGGCCGCGCCGGGCGCGGGCATGGACCTGCTGTTCATCGGGGTACTTGGGGACAACTACCACCTGGAGCCCGTGTGCCAGGCGGTGGCCCAGACCGAGGGGACCCACCTGACCCTGTGCACGCGTCCCGAGTCCTGGCAGACGGTGGCCGAGCACTACCGTCCCCTGCTGCCCCAGGGGCGCCACCGTGTGGTCCATGCCTACGGTCCCCAGCTCGAGCCGCTGTACTCACAGGCTGCCGTGGGGGTACTGCTGGTCGAGCCGAGCGAGTACTGGGACTTTGCCGTCCCCTACAAGCTCTACGAGTACCTGGCCCATGAGCTGCCAGTGGTGGCCACTGCCGGGACGCAGGCGGGCAGGATCGTCCAGGAGCTAGGGATCGGCTGGACGCTGCCGGCCCAGGGCGGGGCGCTGGCCGCGCTGCTACGCCACCTGCGTGCCAACCCTGGGGAGCTGGCGCAGGTCCAGGCCCGTATGCGTCTGGTGCTGCCCGGGCAGACCTGGCAGGCCCGGGCGCGCCAGGTGGCGTTGGACCTGTCCGGATGGGCTCCGGAGCCGGGGACGTCGGTGGACCGAGCAGACCTCCAGGGACGCGACGAGGGAGAGGAACCAGGATGA
- a CDS encoding glycosyltransferase, with protein MRVTVVTTWLPTALAPSSGSFVLRDCQAIRDAGHRLRIIHLVPPHQDDGTRHVTMDGMPVLRLPMRPANPASVAAAACRLPRLLDGADVLHSMAMSSLAPLSLLDLAGRLTLPWVHTEHWSGLTNPGTLSAPLRAGRVLVGRALARPDVVTAVCEYLAEPVRAVRHEAATVVVPCIVDPVGDPVERGPRDEGGPLRLVSVGGLVARKDPLTCVEVTAELARRGQEVTMTFVGQGPLHEEIVTRAAQLGVADRVVLTGTLNAAGVHDELAAAGLFLGPTRGDNFFVSAAEAIVAGRPVVVSDAGGQVEYVQPDNGTIVPAGAPVAQWADAVEATWRRLVHVSAAEVAGTIGQRFAASTVGAAYGAVYEQVCSPASGDAA; from the coding sequence ATGCGCGTCACCGTCGTCACCACCTGGCTCCCCACCGCCCTTGCCCCCTCCTCGGGCAGCTTCGTCCTGCGTGACTGCCAGGCGATCCGTGATGCCGGGCACCGGCTGCGCATCATCCACCTCGTTCCCCCGCACCAGGACGACGGCACCCGCCACGTGACGATGGACGGGATGCCGGTCCTCCGACTGCCCATGCGCCCGGCCAACCCGGCTAGCGTGGCCGCAGCAGCCTGCCGCCTGCCCCGCCTGCTCGACGGCGCCGACGTGCTGCACTCGATGGCGATGAGCTCGCTGGCCCCTCTGTCCCTCCTGGATCTTGCCGGCCGCCTGACGCTGCCGTGGGTCCACACCGAGCACTGGTCGGGCCTGACCAACCCCGGCACCCTGAGTGCACCACTGCGGGCCGGGCGCGTGCTGGTCGGACGGGCGCTGGCCCGGCCCGACGTCGTGACCGCGGTGTGCGAGTACCTGGCTGAGCCGGTGCGGGCTGTCAGGCACGAGGCCGCGACCGTCGTCGTCCCGTGCATCGTGGACCCGGTGGGGGATCCGGTTGAACGGGGTCCACGAGACGAGGGAGGTCCGCTGCGTCTGGTGAGCGTCGGAGGCCTCGTGGCACGCAAGGACCCCCTGACCTGCGTGGAGGTCACCGCCGAGCTCGCCCGCCGCGGGCAGGAGGTGACGATGACCTTCGTCGGGCAGGGGCCCCTGCATGAGGAGATCGTGACCAGGGCGGCGCAGCTGGGTGTGGCGGACCGCGTCGTGCTGACAGGCACGCTCAATGCCGCGGGCGTGCACGACGAGCTCGCTGCAGCTGGCCTCTTCCTGGGGCCCACGCGCGGAGACAACTTCTTCGTCTCAGCCGCTGAGGCGATAGTAGCGGGCCGACCCGTCGTCGTCTCTGACGCCGGAGGCCAGGTTGAGTACGTCCAGCCGGATAACGGCACCATCGTGCCGGCAGGGGCTCCGGTGGCCCAGTGGGCTGACGCCGTGGAGGCTACGTGGCGGCGCCTGGTCCACGTCAGCGCCGCCGAGGTCGCGGGCACCATCGGGCAGCGCTTCGCCGCGTCGACCGTGGGGGCAGCCTACGGGGCGGTCTACGAGCAGGTCTGCTCCCCTGCCTCTGGTGACGCCGCGTAG